A genome region from Arthrobacter agilis includes the following:
- a CDS encoding NAD(P)/FAD-dependent oxidoreductase: MTSLECDVLIIGGGIAGLSLASALAPFSSVVLVEAEATLGYHTSSRSARQLIPSYGPEPLRDLTRRTLDVLSGVQSSTGLPLTVPRSVLLIGSEADVAAKANAAMRPVARAEALDLCPQLRPGAFEAAALDTGCVGTDTDLLLEYHRRSAGDDGVLILTGAPVTSARYDGAGWSVRAGYRSISAEVVVDAAGAWADGVASLCGVAPQGLVPLRRTAAIVSATDAPPVGTPMVAAADDSFYYRPDAAGVLISPCEAEPSDPGDAQPHPGDVERLVEHLATVTTLGITSVQRSWTGLRTQRESGLPVVGFDNAHPGFFWLAGQGGYGFQTSSGIAELAAVLLTGADPADLGADPGSIAAAATALRPA, encoded by the coding sequence ATGACCTCCCTCGAGTGCGACGTCCTGATCATCGGCGGCGGGATCGCCGGGCTGTCCCTGGCGTCCGCGCTCGCCCCGTTCTCGAGCGTGGTCCTCGTGGAGGCCGAGGCGACGCTCGGGTACCACACGTCCTCGCGCTCCGCCCGGCAGCTCATCCCCAGCTACGGTCCCGAGCCGCTCCGGGACCTGACGCGCCGCACGCTCGACGTGCTCTCCGGTGTGCAGTCCTCCACCGGGCTCCCGCTCACCGTCCCGCGGTCCGTCCTGCTCATCGGGTCCGAGGCCGACGTCGCGGCGAAGGCGAATGCCGCCATGCGCCCCGTGGCCCGCGCCGAGGCCCTCGACCTGTGCCCGCAACTGCGCCCCGGCGCCTTCGAGGCCGCCGCCCTCGATACCGGCTGCGTCGGCACGGACACGGACCTGCTGCTGGAGTACCACCGGCGCAGCGCCGGCGACGACGGCGTGCTCATCCTCACGGGCGCACCCGTCACGTCCGCCCGGTACGACGGCGCCGGGTGGAGTGTGCGCGCCGGCTACCGCAGCATCAGCGCGGAGGTGGTGGTCGATGCCGCCGGTGCGTGGGCCGACGGCGTCGCGTCCCTCTGCGGCGTCGCGCCGCAGGGCCTCGTGCCGCTGCGCCGGACGGCGGCGATCGTCTCGGCGACCGATGCGCCCCCGGTCGGCACACCCATGGTGGCGGCCGCCGACGACTCGTTCTACTACCGCCCGGACGCCGCCGGCGTCCTGATCTCCCCGTGTGAGGCGGAGCCGTCGGACCCGGGCGACGCGCAGCCCCACCCGGGGGACGTCGAGCGGCTCGTGGAGCACCTGGCCACCGTCACCACCCTCGGCATCACCTCGGTGCAGCGGTCCTGGACGGGGCTGCGGACACAGCGAGAGTCCGGGCTGCCCGTGGTCGGCTTCGATAACGCGCATCCCGGTTTCTTCTGGCTCGCCGGCCAGGGGGGCTACGGCTTCCAGACGTCGTCGGGCATCGCCGAACTGGCGGCGGTCCTGCTCACGGGTGCCGATCCCGCCGATCTGGGCGCCGACCCCGGCAGCATCGCGGCCGCCGCCACGGCGCTGCGGCCGGCCTGA